The Methanobrevibacter sp. genome contains a region encoding:
- a CDS encoding DUF3320 domain-containing protein, protein MINKSTNIIEKEFKNLRKELLDLTLRNQLLNFKTRAKTITIVNQSPINLFQTLVLQENKMYFVANKKDKKEDKSSVWDHIPFDISIFSEGDKKLATDLTPKELQKRLYYINNQAKTMLQEQGYNILYLAVGFLQWKDKSKPKQKNNAPLVLIPVAMERKKVGESFNLEWTGEDIQTNISLKAKLLEAGIELPDFEFKRYGEVIDHYISSVRRAVSRMDGWEVNSNVALGFFSFTKFVMYNDLNPEAWADNVDLTKNELIQAIFNPAKNSQEAFREEDIDSQLEYRSMYQVLDADSSQIAAIQDVKAGRNLVVEGPPGTGKSQTIVNLIAELLAEGKSVLFVSEKMAALDVVKDRLTGVGLGKFVLELHSHKTRRKKFLKDLQKATNVRAQDPLNIDQTIRKLETLRRQLDDYSQIIHEPAFAVNLSPFQLYGMKESADDHFARKNEIMPLVRFENPEYVSLKDLDDMKIALENLAELYQTISKENPWSKCSPKSLLPADLREIEMLINDSLHSLDNFLVERGRVYDIYGIKKPDTLNEFQNSLSAFEIIKSQNAELIDGSILKSGAWNSNNDDAYKLINELEKYQKYSKSLNKFNQSIYQADIDGLIYELRNISNKKFRFFNNKQHIELVERYYAYPVSGSIDEIIKDLQEAKAIIKMRKTLEANEALGKKYFGGYWHLNANPDDLKAIARWMSEFTALVREGTFSENTIDLMSKDLFDIKPERDLAEYIDAGEEFVRVLSKLKDKLNPRSKLIFKRETGDVTFEAWQEQLYNWRGQLSSLHLWSQYLNTKNALKSSNAKMFVDPIEKRNIKKEDIEALVDGNFADSLLNILFVQNQELATFVGELHENRIREFKDLDKKILSLNRKRIFHKLNSNIPKIFGGTENPQAKILAGEFTRKSGHMPVRKLLERAGGMIKQIKPCFMMSPLSIAQYLDPTNEELQFDVVIFDEASQVKPEDALGAFMRGKTAVVMGDTQQLPPTSFFDQMSDADSDEEEATSLDMESILHLCKLSFPVKMLKWHYRSRHESLITVSNREFYDDDLLVYPSPSHNDPELGLKFHYNPNTAYHRGSSSANPLEAQDVADEIFNHFEKYGESKSLGVGTFSVAQKNAILEALEVKRKERPEFEPLFSDNREERFFVKNLETIQGDERDVILISVGYGFDQDGKMSLNFGPLNQDGGERRLNVLITRAREKCVVFSNFKAYDMNLTANPPYGVKSLKEFLEYAENLTLGTNSSDSYLKEPFEDVIASFLEEKGYQVDRQIGCAGFRVDLAIVDDENPGKYILGITTDGKMYSSSKVARDRDRLREQVLTGLGWKLYHLWSTDWYRNRDLGRKKLLDFVEKSIKKTREEEKRKSEEAKQLAEKRRLEAEKKAEELRLAREREEAERQAQEENDEEVNPEDIGPSDFVEVEKVDEGDVLEKPIDVSAMDPSELFEKEDEKVENESNVEKPAPSEFVTINESDEKTDYASDPSEFVDGDSLDKASDENASEQLNDDANKPDEASDVNIDNDVKSDESNDDSEVWESQEEPTSQNDDAEVWESDEGVSPEDNAEVWEEDKDYADEKDDSTSKSWAQKIKSKFKHDSDDESDKDSIFSTLKFGKDLGNDSDLDENIKEDIASDIKKDESESNEDEPAKSDNVDLGSDDDYIYVDHSNDESSEDIKEDEFDIEDYVAHEEIKADDDIASREDAPESEIKDKKTRGPIFKDKVNLKSGGDLEKENVSREENLNSSDEYDLGSEDIPAKEDASFDSQSVNDEGPAKSDNVDLGSDDDYIYVDHTNDEPSSFKDEDADYSKEEPSSFEEENVDLESENTSQVGEVHQAKVKSKRTDFVKSIISDVVSGESKLEPEIIETLRGEIIDEEDDIQSHKPAPEDEFVVEAEIITGDADDIPLERPTPKRDFEQEDEELNIFTDTLPDLDNDEYDELHEEATRVIDNAMSEFMNEIFDDNQRIGEESIGNHYVDEEIESVDADIPEDEGITSKESIPDYESREIENENLDIPDDNQKETPEAYEDDMYFKGANDVTNPLRKNNVYYKDHKSKSLKDSIRGIKKDMQYINKSLNEIENPTQIDYVSVVDRTEEYNPEDYLSRPSDDDSDKIIQMEEEMTFAEKEEQRISEELMRERLEKEIASDDDVIVTVNEQHRREELKDQALEDIIKTANDDYKEIEKERFQNNNKLKAFDDKKLPGKRKLEDEIIGYVEATDIGLSSQEDLYSQPIANVSKSINNIVDIEGPIHVKELTNRVKSSCNIKRAGSNLKKTVNRAIDESEKSGDIIRIGDFLYDASNNNVIVRKRDKPNIELISDEEIAKSIELVLIHKSDVTTKQIAKETSRNFGFKSTSKKTASRINGVLDLMIANNRVKIVNDYVELN, encoded by the coding sequence ATGATAAACAAATCAACTAATATAATCGAGAAGGAATTTAAAAACTTACGTAAGGAGCTTTTGGATTTAACCTTAAGAAATCAGCTTCTTAACTTCAAGACAAGAGCAAAAACTATCACTATAGTAAATCAATCTCCTATAAATCTTTTCCAGACATTGGTCCTGCAAGAAAACAAAATGTATTTTGTGGCAAATAAGAAAGACAAAAAGGAAGACAAATCCTCAGTATGGGACCACATTCCATTTGACATATCAATCTTTTCGGAAGGCGACAAGAAGTTGGCCACTGACTTGACCCCAAAGGAACTTCAAAAGAGATTATATTACATAAATAACCAGGCTAAGACAATGCTTCAAGAGCAGGGTTACAATATCCTGTATTTGGCAGTTGGATTTTTGCAATGGAAAGACAAATCCAAGCCTAAGCAGAAGAACAATGCCCCTTTGGTGTTGATTCCAGTTGCAATGGAGAGGAAAAAGGTTGGAGAGTCATTCAACCTTGAATGGACTGGAGAGGATATTCAAACAAATATTTCACTTAAAGCCAAATTATTGGAAGCTGGCATTGAGCTCCCCGATTTTGAATTCAAGAGATATGGTGAAGTCATTGACCATTATATTTCAAGCGTCCGCCGTGCAGTCAGCAGAATGGACGGATGGGAAGTAAACAGCAATGTGGCTTTAGGTTTCTTTAGTTTTACTAAATTTGTAATGTATAATGATTTAAACCCTGAAGCATGGGCAGACAATGTAGATTTAACCAAAAACGAATTGATACAAGCTATTTTCAACCCTGCAAAAAATAGTCAGGAAGCATTCAGGGAAGAAGACATTGACTCCCAGCTTGAATACAGGAGCATGTATCAGGTTTTGGATGCCGATTCATCACAGATTGCAGCGATTCAGGATGTCAAGGCAGGGCGCAATCTGGTTGTAGAGGGTCCGCCTGGAACCGGTAAATCACAGACAATCGTAAATCTAATTGCCGAGTTGCTTGCAGAGGGCAAATCAGTTTTATTCGTATCAGAAAAGATGGCGGCACTCGATGTTGTAAAAGACAGGCTAACAGGAGTGGGCCTTGGCAAGTTCGTACTGGAACTGCATTCGCATAAGACCAGGCGTAAGAAATTCCTCAAGGATTTGCAAAAGGCAACCAATGTGCGCGCTCAGGACCCATTGAACATTGACCAGACCATTCGCAAACTGGAAACCTTGCGCCGTCAACTGGATGATTACTCTCAAATTATTCATGAACCCGCATTTGCGGTTAACCTATCCCCGTTCCAGTTGTATGGAATGAAGGAATCTGCCGATGACCATTTCGCTCGAAAAAATGAGATAATGCCGTTGGTAAGATTTGAAAATCCGGAATATGTTTCCCTGAAAGACCTGGATGATATGAAAATAGCTTTAGAGAACCTGGCTGAACTGTATCAGACAATCTCCAAAGAAAATCCTTGGAGCAAATGCTCTCCAAAGAGTTTGCTTCCTGCTGATTTAAGGGAAATTGAAATGCTGATTAACGATTCACTGCATTCCTTGGATAATTTCCTTGTTGAGCGTGGAAGAGTCTATGACATTTACGGAATTAAAAAGCCAGATACCCTAAATGAGTTTCAAAATTCGCTTTCAGCATTTGAAATTATAAAATCTCAGAATGCGGAACTAATCGATGGAAGCATATTGAAGTCAGGAGCATGGAACAGCAACAATGATGATGCATATAAGCTAATCAATGAGCTTGAAAAATATCAGAAATATTCCAAAAGCTTAAACAAGTTCAATCAAAGCATTTATCAGGCAGATATTGACGGATTAATCTATGAATTAAGAAACATTTCCAACAAGAAATTCAGATTCTTTAACAACAAGCAGCATATAGAGCTTGTCGAAAGGTATTACGCATATCCGGTCAGTGGAAGCATTGATGAAATTATAAAAGATCTGCAAGAGGCAAAAGCAATAATCAAAATGAGAAAGACTCTTGAAGCTAATGAGGCATTAGGCAAAAAGTATTTCGGAGGATATTGGCACTTAAATGCAAATCCTGATGATTTGAAAGCCATTGCCCGTTGGATGAGCGAATTCACAGCCCTTGTGCGTGAAGGAACATTTTCCGAAAACACCATTGACCTTATGAGCAAGGACCTGTTTGACATTAAACCGGAAAGGGACCTTGCAGAATATATTGATGCGGGCGAGGAATTTGTCCGTGTTCTCTCAAAGCTTAAAGACAAATTGAATCCAAGAAGCAAGCTTATCTTTAAAAGGGAAACAGGTGATGTGACTTTTGAGGCATGGCAGGAACAGCTTTACAATTGGAGAGGCCAGCTTTCAAGCCTTCATCTTTGGTCCCAATACCTGAATACAAAAAATGCGCTTAAATCGTCCAATGCAAAAATGTTCGTAGATCCAATAGAAAAAAGAAACATTAAAAAAGAAGATATCGAAGCATTGGTTGATGGAAACTTCGCAGATTCACTCTTAAACATATTATTTGTTCAAAATCAGGAATTGGCAACATTTGTTGGGGAACTCCATGAAAATAGAATTCGCGAATTTAAGGATTTGGATAAGAAAATCCTTTCTTTAAACCGTAAAAGAATTTTCCATAAGCTAAACAGCAATATCCCTAAGATTTTCGGAGGGACCGAAAATCCTCAAGCCAAGATACTTGCAGGTGAGTTTACAAGAAAAAGCGGACACATGCCGGTGAGAAAACTTCTGGAAAGGGCTGGTGGAATGATAAAACAAATCAAGCCTTGTTTTATGATGTCCCCACTATCCATTGCACAATATCTGGACCCGACAAATGAGGAATTGCAATTTGATGTTGTCATTTTTGATGAAGCAAGTCAAGTTAAACCGGAAGATGCCCTTGGGGCTTTCATGAGAGGTAAAACAGCTGTCGTGATGGGCGATACACAGCAATTGCCTCCAACTTCATTTTTTGATCAGATGTCTGATGCCGACAGTGATGAGGAAGAGGCAACATCACTGGATATGGAAAGCATCCTTCATTTATGCAAACTGTCATTCCCGGTTAAGATGCTTAAGTGGCACTACCGTTCCCGCCATGAGTCTTTGATTACCGTTTCAAACAGGGAATTCTATGACGATGATTTATTGGTCTATCCGTCTCCGTCACACAATGACCCTGAACTCGGTTTGAAATTCCATTATAATCCAAATACTGCATACCATAGGGGTTCATCATCTGCAAACCCTCTCGAAGCACAGGACGTTGCAGATGAAATATTCAATCATTTTGAAAAGTATGGCGAATCAAAAAGTTTGGGTGTTGGAACATTTTCCGTCGCTCAGAAAAATGCAATATTGGAAGCCCTGGAAGTTAAACGTAAGGAAAGACCTGAATTTGAACCTTTGTTCTCTGATAATAGGGAAGAGCGTTTCTTTGTCAAAAACCTTGAAACAATTCAGGGGGATGAAAGGGATGTCATATTAATCAGTGTAGGTTATGGGTTCGACCAGGACGGAAAGATGTCTCTCAATTTCGGTCCTTTAAATCAGGATGGTGGAGAAAGACGTTTGAATGTTCTAATCACACGTGCAAGAGAAAAATGTGTGGTATTTTCAAATTTCAAAGCTTATGACATGAATTTAACAGCAAATCCTCCGTATGGTGTTAAATCCTTAAAGGAATTCCTTGAATATGCTGAAAATCTGACTTTAGGAACCAACAGCTCTGACTCATATTTAAAAGAACCGTTTGAAGATGTGATAGCTAGCTTCTTAGAGGAAAAAGGATACCAGGTAGACAGGCAAATAGGATGCGCTGGTTTCAGAGTTGATCTGGCTATTGTCGATGATGAGAATCCTGGAAAATACATATTGGGAATCACCACTGATGGAAAGATGTATTCCTCAAGCAAAGTGGCCCGTGATAGGGACAGGCTCCGTGAGCAGGTATTGACCGGCCTTGGATGGAAACTTTATCATTTATGGTCCACAGATTGGTATAGGAACAGGGATTTGGGTCGAAAAAAACTTTTGGACTTTGTTGAAAAATCAATTAAGAAGACTAGGGAAGAGGAAAAGCGCAAATCCGAAGAAGCTAAACAATTAGCTGAGAAAAGAAGATTGGAAGCTGAGAAAAAAGCAGAAGAATTGCGTTTAGCTCGTGAAAGAGAAGAAGCTGAAAGGCAAGCTCAAGAAGAAAATGATGAGGAAGTAAATCCTGAAGATATAGGTCCAAGCGATTTTGTAGAAGTCGAAAAGGTCGATGAGGGAGATGTTTTAGAAAAACCAATCGACGTTAGCGCGATGGATCCGTCAGAGTTATTTGAAAAAGAAGATGAAAAGGTCGAAAATGAGAGTAATGTCGAAAAGCCCGCCCCATCTGAATTCGTAACCATAAATGAAAGCGATGAGAAAACAGATTATGCTAGCGACCCTTCAGAATTTGTTGATGGAGACTCATTAGATAAAGCTAGTGATGAAAATGCATCCGAACAGTTAAACGATGATGCAAACAAACCTGATGAAGCCAGTGATGTTAATATAGATAATGATGTAAAATCCGATGAAAGCAATGATGATTCTGAAGTGTGGGAATCACAGGAGGAACCTACCAGTCAAAATGATGATGCAGAAGTGTGGGAATCTGATGAAGGCGTTTCCCCTGAAGACAATGCTGAAGTATGGGAAGAAGATAAGGATTATGCGGATGAAAAAGACGATTCCACTTCAAAGTCATGGGCTCAAAAAATAAAGTCTAAATTTAAACATGATTCTGATGATGAGTCTGACAAGGATTCCATTTTCTCAACACTTAAATTCGGTAAGGATTTAGGTAATGATTCTGATTTGGATGAGAATATTAAAGAAGACATTGCAAGCGATATTAAGAAGGATGAATCTGAATCTAATGAAGATGAACCGGCTAAATCAGATAATGTGGATTTGGGTTCTGATGATGATTACATTTATGTAGACCACAGCAATGATGAATCATCTGAAGACATTAAGGAAGATGAATTCGATATTGAGGATTATGTTGCTCATGAAGAGATAAAAGCTGATGATGACATAGCTTCTAGAGAGGATGCTCCTGAAAGCGAAATTAAAGACAAAAAAACTAGAGGTCCAATTTTCAAGGATAAGGTCAATTTAAAATCAGGTGGGGATTTAGAAAAAGAGAATGTTTCCCGTGAAGAAAATCTAAATTCAAGTGATGAATATGATTTGGGAAGTGAGGACATTCCTGCAAAAGAAGATGCCAGTTTTGATTCTCAAAGCGTTAATGATGAGGGACCGGCTAAATCAGATAATGTTGATTTGGGTTCTGATGATGATTATATATATGTGGACCATACTAATGACGAGCCTTCAAGCTTTAAAGATGAGGATGCTGATTACAGCAAAGAGGAACCTTCTAGCTTTGAAGAGGAGAATGTCGATTTGGAAAGTGAAAACACCTCTCAAGTCGGTGAGGTCCACCAGGCCAAAGTCAAATCTAAAAGAACAGATTTCGTCAAGTCAATTATTTCCGATGTTGTCAGCGGTGAATCTAAATTGGAGCCTGAAATTATAGAGACTTTAAGGGGAGAAATCATCGATGAAGAGGATGACATCCAATCACACAAGCCAGCCCCTGAAGACGAATTTGTCGTTGAGGCGGAAATCATAACAGGTGATGCAGATGACATTCCGCTTGAAAGGCCAACTCCAAAAAGGGATTTCGAACAGGAGGATGAAGAGCTAAATATATTTACAGACACATTGCCTGATTTGGACAATGACGAATATGATGAACTTCATGAAGAGGCAACTAGGGTAATCGATAATGCAATGAGTGAATTCATGAATGAGATTTTTGACGATAATCAAAGAATTGGCGAGGAAAGCATAGGCAATCATTATGTGGATGAGGAGATTGAAAGCGTTGATGCAGATATTCCTGAAGATGAAGGCATTACTTCTAAGGAGAGTATTCCGGATTATGAGAGCAGGGAAATCGAAAATGAAAATTTAGACATCCCTGATGATAATCAAAAGGAAACACCTGAAGCTTATGAGGATGACATGTACTTTAAAGGAGCGAATGACGTTACAAATCCTTTAAGAAAAAATAATGTTTATTATAAAGACCATAAAAGCAAGTCCCTTAAAGATTCAATAAGGGGCATTAAAAAGGACATGCAGTACATTAACAAATCACTAAATGAAATCGAAAACCCGACCCAAATCGATTATGTCTCTGTTGTGGATAGGACTGAAGAGTACAATCCTGAGGATTACTTGTCAAGGCCGAGTGACGATGACTCTGACAAGATTATTCAAATGGAAGAGGAAATGACTTTCGCTGAAAAAGAAGAGCAAAGAATCAGCGAAGAGCTAATGAGAGAAAGGCTTGAAAAAGAAATAGCTAGTGATGATGATGTTATTGTCACTGTCAACGAGCAGCATAGGCGTGAAGAACTTAAAGATCAAGCTTTGGAAGACATTATTAAAACGGCCAATGATGATTACAAGGAAATCGAAAAGGAAAGATTCCAGAATAACAATAAGCTAAAAGCATTTGATGATAAAAAGCTTCCGGGCAAAAGAAAACTTGAAGATGAAATAATAGGTTATGTTGAAGCCACAGACATTGGCCTATCCTCTCAAGAGGATTTATATTCCCAACCGATTGCCAATGTATCCAAATCAATCAACAACATTGTGGATATTGAAGGGCCTATACATGTTAAAGAACTGACCAACAGGGTTAAATCCAGCTGCAATATCAAACGGGCAGGCTCTAACTTGAAAAAGACTGTCAACAGGGCTATTGATGAATCTGAAAAGTCAGGAGACATTATTAGAATTGGTGATTTCCTATATGATGCTTCAAACAATAATGTTATTGTCAGAAAAAGGGACAAGCCGAATATTGAATTGATATCCGATGAGGAAATTGCAAAAAGCATCGAACTAGTTTTAATTCATAAGTCTGATGTTACCACCAAACAGATAGCTAAAGAAACCTCACGTAATTTTGGATTTAAATCCACATCCAAAAAGACCGCTTCCAGAATCAACGGTGTGTTGGACTTGATGATTGCAAACAATCGCGTTAAAATTGTCAATGATTATGTTGAACTTAATTAG
- a CDS encoding PfkB family carbohydrate kinase → MTLVVIGPVTRDLVIIGDVESHKTGGATYFQSFVYEEFFDDYMAVVNCSDEELVEEFPNSDKVKVILKDDTHYFINRYPFKNNPDIREQSSNFAQIPILKSDLEGILEDVDVEGFVINPLNHYDFPQETMEYLKTFDVPIFTSIQGFLRVPDIKVNDNYTIKLSDFDEMANVLRGVSAIFLDEAESTMIGQGFDVDEMVITNGSHGSRIVSDSEIKIKAVKCDNVVDTTGCGDTYMAAYVSQRLLGNTQKQAGDFASLIASRKIENFGPFNSKE, encoded by the coding sequence ATGACGCTTGTTGTTATTGGACCGGTTACAAGGGATTTGGTGATTATCGGTGATGTTGAATCTCATAAAACTGGTGGAGCAACCTATTTTCAATCATTTGTTTATGAAGAGTTTTTTGATGATTACATGGCTGTCGTAAACTGCTCGGATGAAGAATTAGTAGAAGAGTTTCCAAATTCGGATAAGGTTAAGGTAATCTTAAAGGATGATACTCATTATTTCATAAACAGATATCCGTTTAAGAATAATCCGGATATCCGGGAACAATCAAGCAACTTCGCCCAGATTCCAATCCTAAAGAGTGATTTGGAAGGTATTCTGGAGGATGTTGATGTTGAGGGGTTTGTAATAAATCCATTGAACCATTATGATTTTCCGCAGGAGACCATGGAATATCTAAAAACTTTCGACGTTCCGATCTTCACCTCAATTCAGGGATTTTTAAGAGTTCCCGACATTAAAGTAAATGACAATTACACTATAAAATTAAGTGATTTTGACGAGATGGCCAATGTTTTACGAGGTGTTTCTGCAATATTTTTGGATGAGGCGGAATCAACCATGATTGGTCAGGGCTTTGATGTAGATGAGATGGTGATAACCAACGGTTCTCACGGCTCTAGGATAGTTTCGGATTCGGAAATCAAAATCAAGGCCGTAAAGTGTGATAATGTTGTGGATACGACAGGTTGTGGAGATACGTATATGGCGGCCTATGTTTCTCAAAGATTATTGGGCAATACTCAAAAGCAAGCGGGTGATTTCGCTTCTTTGATAGCTAGCCGAAAAATAGAAAACTTCGGACCATTCAATAGCAAAGAATAA